AGATATGCCATTTATTTTTGAAGAAGCTGGGCTTGTTCTGCCAGGCCATCCTAATATTGCAATAAGGGATGATGCGAATAATGTATTCTATGGAGGGGAACAAGTCTATGAGAACAATCCTGTCATACAACGTATTGAATTGCCTGATAGTTACTGGGAATTGGGGATAATTCCTACAGCAGGCCACACTGCTATTCAAGATAAAATTCTTGTATTCAAGGGTGCAGGTTTGATTATTGTATTGCTGCTAACTATGTTAACGTATATGGGTATTAATCGTCAGGCAATCTTGACTATTGCAGTTCAAGAGCGCACTGAAGAACTATCAAAAGCAAACGAGGAACTAATCTCACTTACTGATATGAAGGATCTCTTCACAGACATCATGCGTCACGACTTGCTCAATCCTGCAAATATTGTTAGAGGTTATACTGATGTTCTAGTAGATATGGAAGAAGAGGAGAATAAAATTCAGATTATCCAGACGATTAGGCGCAATAACGAAAAATTAATCGATATGATTGAATCTGCATCTAAATTTTCAAAGTTGGAAAGTCTTGAAGAACTTGAATTTGAAAAGATGGATATCGGAGATATTATTAAAGAAGTCGTGGAAAACTTCGAACCGCAACTTGAAGAGAAACAGATGGTTCTTGAGTTTGCAGCCAAAGAATATAATGCAAATGCAAATCCAATGATAGAGGAAGTATTTGCGAATTTACTATCCAATGCCATTAAGTACAGCCCTTCAGAGAGTAAGATCATTGTAGATGTACTCGATGCAGGAAATTACTGGAAAGTAACAGTGACAGACTTTGGAGAAGGTATCGCAGATGAGGATAAACCAAAGTTATTCGAGCGGTTCAAGCGTGTAAACAAGAGCGGTGTTAAAGGAACAGGGCTCGGGCTTGCAATCGTTAAAAGAATTATTGATCTGCATGGAGGGACTGTCGCCATCGAAAATAATCCTGCAGGGCAGGGAAGTGTTTTCTGGGTAACTGTGGAAAAGTCACAATAACATAAGTCCTGGATCCCTCCGCATTCCTTTTCATTTTTTTGCAAAGTCAATTCTTCAGAGGCAATGGCTTAAGGGGCTTCGGAACATTCTAGCAGGCATTCCCTCTCCAAAATTCATATAAGACGTTTTTTATCTCTTCAAATTCTTCTAAACATACATCCAATTATCAGCACTGCAACTGCAGTGATCACTCCGAATCCAGGAGTTTCTTCTGGAGTTGTTGGAATCTGTATATCCTCATGTTCCACATTGTGATTTATTACAAATGGTGTTGTTTGAGCAGCCCATGATATATCTTCGTCTTCATGGCAGGACAAGCAGGCATACTCCAATGTAATGTATGGATTTGCATATTCATTACCATCTTCTTGGTCAATATAAATGAATTCAGCATCCACGCTGGTATTGATTCTGAATATGTGCGAACTTACATCTGCCACATAGGGAGAGGTGTTAACTGCAGATTTGACATTCTTTGGCATGTGGCAGTCAACACATTCCGCCCCTACGACTCCCATCACCGAATTTTCATATATTTCCGCAGCTTCTATATGACAATCCTCACAATGTGTAATTATCCCAAATTCTTCTATCTCGTTAGTAGCACCTTCATGAACGGGGTTGTGTGGATTATGACACACGACGCAACTTAGAGTAGACATATTTCCCGATGCTAATAGTTCCTGGTATTGCTCGTGGTGTCGAACAAATGTTCCGCTTGCAGGAATTTTGTCATCTTCAGCTCCACGCCTGTGACATTGACCACAGAATGAAGCACTTTCATTCACAATGATTGAAACACCCCTAATCCCTTTCTCTGCCACATGTTCGCTGCCTGCCCCATGACACGCTTCACATTGGATTCCCCTGAACTCCCATGAACCATTTATTCCAAGGAGGTCTTCCATTTTCTCATCATAAGATACTCCAGTGGTATGGCATTTCTGACAGTCGTATTCAAGTAGCTCACCTGCATGATAATCCACCCATTCATCGGTTTCAATGTTATATTGATTCGAACCGTTGATCTCTAGATCATCTCCAGTTTTTGTTATGATGAATCCCTGGTTGTTCATGTACCTGGCTTTCCAACCCCATCCTCCGATTACATAAAGAACATCATTTTTAGTATAACCCTCTGGCATTGGCAGATCAGGTCTAATTTCAAGAGCTTCATCTGGAGTCATGAGCTTATATTTATGACCTGACGTTTCCCATTCTCCATATATATCCTGATGGCAGACTTTGCATTCATCAGCTCCAATATATGTAGCTCCTTCGACAGGCATTACCACCGCCGTTTTTTGGTCACCTATGACATAGGTTTGCGCTGTTACTGCTATAGAAAGAATAATGACAATCGTGAATGAGATTATAATTACTGATAATAATCTATTGTGTCCTTTAAGTTTCATTTAACCCACCACTTGTATTTTGCCACTCGTATTATTCGATCTGCTCTCGTATCCTTGGAATATGAGGTCAGAAAGCAAAGTTAACATAATATCATTAAACTTCAATTGGGATAAAGAATATGATGAACTATAACTACAATCAGCAATGCTAAGCAAGCGAGTATATAGATAACACCAATAATTTTCCGATCTCTTGGATTAGTTATAATTTTTTGATACATTTTCATGACTAAATTCCAATGAAGATACACGTGAACTAAAATTAAACCAAGTAATAGCAAACCCAAATAGAGATGGATATCCCCAAATAAATGCATTTCAAGTAGTAAAGAAAGCCCGATTCCAACTAATGCCATGAGAACCAAGAACATCAA
This genomic stretch from Methanococcoides sp. AM1 harbors:
- a CDS encoding ATP-binding protein; amino-acid sequence: MKLLSNLITIPENRVTSPRRSALLGALVVLLLLLLVWWQAGLWYEEQLLTDQRTQEAIDLTLHGNALSAGLTHRFAILEGLVTFVHFDPSEEALDDNFDDFTGGLYSSTEGILYFSVAPAGVQSYVYPLAGNEYVLGHDLINEDGSDLSIDVQRAMQTRQVTLSGPYELQPDVLGMVAINSIYVNDTFWGLATMAVDMPFIFEEAGLVLPGHPNIAIRDDANNVFYGGEQVYENNPVIQRIELPDSYWELGIIPTAGHTAIQDKILVFKGAGLIIVLLLTMLTYMGINRQAILTIAVQERTEELSKANEELISLTDMKDLFTDIMRHDLLNPANIVRGYTDVLVDMEEEENKIQIIQTIRRNNEKLIDMIESASKFSKLESLEELEFEKMDIGDIIKEVVENFEPQLEEKQMVLEFAAKEYNANANPMIEEVFANLLSNAIKYSPSESKIIVDVLDAGNYWKVTVTDFGEGIADEDKPKLFERFKRVNKSGVKGTGLGLAIVKRIIDLHGGTVAIENNPAGQGSVFWVTVEKSQ
- a CDS encoding multiheme c-type cytochrome, whose amino-acid sequence is MKLKGHNRLLSVIIISFTIVIILSIAVTAQTYVIGDQKTAVVMPVEGATYIGADECKVCHQDIYGEWETSGHKYKLMTPDEALEIRPDLPMPEGYTKNDVLYVIGGWGWKARYMNNQGFIITKTGDDLEINGSNQYNIETDEWVDYHAGELLEYDCQKCHTTGVSYDEKMEDLLGINGSWEFRGIQCEACHGAGSEHVAEKGIRGVSIIVNESASFCGQCHRRGAEDDKIPASGTFVRHHEQYQELLASGNMSTLSCVVCHNPHNPVHEGATNEIEEFGIITHCEDCHIEAAEIYENSVMGVVGAECVDCHMPKNVKSAVNTSPYVADVSSHIFRINTSVDAEFIYIDQEDGNEYANPYITLEYACLSCHEDEDISWAAQTTPFVINHNVEHEDIQIPTTPEETPGFGVITAVAVLIIGCMFRRI